The nucleotide window GCCGCTCGATTCCCAGCTTTTTGCCCAGCGCAACTATATCCGTTTTATTGATTTCCGAAAACGGGCTGAGAATGCCCACTTTCGAATAAGTGCCCAGTGCCACCGCCCCGTTCAGCGCGGTGATGAATTCGGTGCGGCAATCAGGATAGAGCGCATGGTCCCCGCTGTGATTGGCTATGGCGATTTTACGGCAGTCGCTGCTTTCCGCAATCGCCGCCAGATAACTCAGCATGATCCCGTTGCGGAACGGCACTACCGTGCTTTTCATGCCGATTTCATGATAATGCCCGTCCGGCACAGGCCCGCCGCTTAACAGCAAATCACTTTTTATCTGCGAAAAATCCAGCTCCAGCTTCAGGAGCCCCGGGCAAAGTTTTTCGGCCGCAGCCCGCTCCCGGGCGTTATGCTTCGAGCCGTAACTGAAATTCACTCCGCGAACGGCGTATCCCAGCGACTGAAGATAAAAATAACACACGCAACTGTCCAATCCGCCGC belongs to Elusimicrobiaceae bacterium and includes:
- a CDS encoding 7-cyano-7-deazaguanine synthase, which produces MTETVILSLSGGLDSCVCYFYLQSLGYAVRGVNFSYGSKHNARERAAAEKLCPGLLKLELDFSQIKSDLLLSGGPVPDGHYHEIGMKSTVVPFRNGIMLSYLAAIAESSDCRKIAIANHSGDHALYPDCRTEFITALNGAVALGTYSKVGILSPFSEINKTDIVALGKKLGIERQMYDSWSCYRGGESQCGTCATCAERREAFVNAGLPDLTRYGELVRSA